One stretch of Podospora bellae-mahoneyi strain CBS 112042 chromosome 2, whole genome shotgun sequence DNA includes these proteins:
- a CDS encoding hypothetical protein (EggNog:ENOG503NWI2; COG:S) produces the protein MASPSTSTSASGSSPGALPGLAKFGCINCREQHLKCDRVTPTCGRCQTSGRACRPTGLKIRVNTENGKFKFTRKQKWVRFPKRYVWIDETTTVGHDQSSPESGAEDFDTDLLNYAASPELTSPGGATAPPSATLSQESSVPPESRHSPSDLAIVTRFAVDGHQSAVEEQPFAVQPSLLGVEEPSKWPLPQGTEGHLIRHFVENLALWLDLCDPNQSFQIEVPRRAAKSSILRDAMLALSARHQANTCRSYYEEQAQVYAFRCIENINKISKCGGLAVLVNREPRLAENCFAAAIILRVMEEMQESQTLVMDEKDVKSHVHLTGIRGYTNSYVSRHKGLAPGTLAAASFWVGLRQDIYYAVMKKATVKLSLVSALPSKDPYEDIEDDYYWANRAVVHCANVLNFCHGDQANRTSERWELLVQENEHWAARMGRGDSNKLAMLREESDFWVPYVKENDNTKPFPEIWYLRSCQVIGMQHFLLASAFLFYNKPRHGMASMDEAQALTNHVQALVREICGIGLGNKSIAPSMFTACMAIAAFGHLFSRLQDQTAMLAILEQTEKDHARPTLEVQQQMKKAWRWR, from the exons ATGGCATCTCCAAGCACGagcacctccgcctccggCTCGTCTCCCGGCGCCCTACCCGGTCTGGCCAAGTTTGGCTG CATCAACTGTCGGGAGCAGCATCTGAAAT GTGATCGAGTAACACCCACATGTGGCCGCTGCCAAACTTCAGGCCGGGCCTGTCGTCCAACCGGCCTCAAGATCCGTGTCAACACCGAGA ATGGCAAGTTTAAATTCACAAGGAAACAGAAGTGGGTCAGGTTTCCAAAACGAT ATGTTTGGATCGATGAGACCACGACAGTCGGGCATGATCAGTCCAGCCCGGAAAGCGGCGCTGAAGATTTTGATACCGACTTGTTGAACTATGCTGCCTCGCCAGAGCTTACCTCGCCAGGAGGAGCGACAGCCCCGCCATCTGCTACCCTCTCCCAGGAATCCTCAGTCCCGCCCGAGTCTAGACACTCTCCCAGTGATCTTGCCATTGTCACCAGATTCGCTGTAGACGGGCACCAGTCTGCTGTAGAAGAACAGCCGTTTGCGGTCCAACCCTCTCTTCTCGGCGTTGAGGAGCCTTCCAAATGGCCGCTACCACAGGGTACCGAAGGCCATCTCATCCGTCACTTTGTTGAAAACCTGGCCCTCTGGCTCGACCTGTGCGATCCAAACC AATCATTCCAGATTGAAGTGCCCCGTAGGGCGGCAAAGTCTTCCATCTTGCGAGACGCCATGTTGGCGTTATCTGCCCGGCATCAAGCCAATACCTGTCGATCCTATTACGAGGAGCAGGCTCAGGTCTATGCTTTCCGGTGCATTgaaaacatcaacaagatcaGCAAGTGCGGGGGTCTCGCGGTGCTGGTCAACCGCGAGCCCAGGTTGGCTGAGAACTGCTTCGCTGCAGCCATCATTCTAAGAGTCATGGAGGAAATGCAAG AGTCCCAAACTCTCGTGATGGACGAAAAAGATGTCAAAAGCCACGTGCATCTCACGGGCATTCGCGGGTATACAAACAGCTATGTCTCCCGTCACAAGGGCCTCGCCCCGGGAACATTGGCCGCCGCGTCGTTTTGGGTGGGTTTGCGGCAGGATATATACTATGCTGTCATGAAAAAGGCCACGGTAAAGCTCAGCCTGGTCTCCGCGCTGCCCAGCAAAGATCCATACGAGGATATTGAAGACGACTACTACTGGGCCAACAGGGCTGTAGTGCACTGCGCCAACGTTTTGAACTTTTGCCATGGTGACCAGGCGAACCGCACGTCTGAGCGGTGGGAGCTGCTCGTCCAAGAAAATGAACATTGGGCGGCCCgaatggggaggggagacaGCAACAAGCTGGCCATGCTGAGGGAGGAATCTGACTTTTGGGTGCCCTACGTCAAAGAAAACGACAATACCAAGCCCTTTCCAGAGATTTGGTATCTGAGAAGCTGCCAAG TTATCGGGATGCAACACTTTCTTCTCGCCTCAGCCTTTCTGTTCTATAACAAGCCAAGGCATGGGATGGCCTCGATGGATGAGGCCCAAGCGCTGACG AATCACGTTCAGGCACTGGTGCGAGAAATTTGTGGCATTGGGCTCGGAAACAAGAGCATAGCTCCAAGCATGTTCACTGCCTGCATGGCAATTGCAGCCT TCGGTCACCTGTTCAGCAGGCTCCAGGACCAGACTGCCATGCTGGCTATTCTCGAACAGACCGAGAAAGACCATGCTCGTCCCACGTTGGAGGTCCAGCAACAGATGAAGAAAGCCTGGCGCTGGCGATAA
- a CDS encoding hypothetical protein (COG:S; EggNog:ENOG503NX86), with protein MAPSAIYASEQLPLLLADGAALEVISDAVDKVNKLKGLSSPITAYDSESKFDVAKDKASFRQYETACERVRDFYSEQHARQTVEHNLRMRAHFFDPKRKREEMTIWQAMERLNTLIDDSDPDTDLSQIQHLLQSAEAIRRDGKPRWMQVTGLVHDLGKLMLFFKGCSTGQWDVVGDTFPVGCKWDEKCVFAEAFGQNPDREHPIYGTKNGIYTPGKGIDQFMMSWGHDEFLYLVLKDQSVLPREALAMIRYHSFYPWHHEGAYKEFMADGDEVLLRAVQAFNPYDLYSKTDEEPDVEKMKPYYMELIDEFFPQKVLKW; from the exons ATGGCCCCTTCGGCGATCTACGCTTCCGAGCAGctgcctctgctgctggctgaCGGTGCGGCTCTGGAAGTCATCTCTGATGCCGtcgacaaggtcaacaagctcaagggcCTCTCGTCGCCCATCACAGCCTACGACTCGGAGTCCAAATTTGACGTGGCCAAAGACAAGGCTTCTTTCCGCCAGTATGAAACGGCCTGTGAGCGCGTGCGCGACTTTTATTCGGAGCAGCATGCCCGGCAGACGGTGGAGCACAATCTGAGAATGAGGGCGCACTTCTTTGACCCCAAGAGGAAGCGGGAGGAGATGACCATCTGGCAGGCTATGGAGCGGCTCAACACCCTGATTGATGATTCCGATCCCGACACCGACCTGAGCCAGATCCAACACCTGCTGCAGAGTGCCGAGGCCATTCGGAGGGACGGGAAGCCGAGGTGGATGCAAGTCACGGGGCTAGTTCACGACCTGGGGAAGCTCATGCTGTTCTTCAAAGGGTGCTCGACGGGGCAGTGGGACGTCGTGGGGGACACGTTCCCTGTCGGCTGCAAATGGGATGAAAAGTGTGTCTTTGCCGAGGCGTTCGGGCAGAATCCCGACCGCGAACACCCCATCTATGGGACCAAGAATGGGATCTACACCCCCGGGAAAGGTATCGATCAGTTCATGATGAGCTGGGGGCACGATGAGTTCCTTTACCTGGTGCTCAAGGATCAAAGCGTCTTGCCCAGAGAGGCGTTGGCCATGATTCGGTACCACAGCTTCTACCCGTGGCATCACGAGGGCGCATACAAAGAGTTTATGGCTGACGGTGACGAGGTGCTGTTGAGGGCGGTGCAGGCGTTCAATCCTTATGATTTGTATAGCAAGACGGACGAGGAGCCGGATGTGGAAAAGATGAAG CCTTACTACATGGAGTTGATTGATGAGTTCTTTCCGCAAAAGGTTCTCAAGTGGTAA
- a CDS encoding hypothetical protein (EggNog:ENOG503P20W; COG:S), translated as MLAISRHPFHYPIPSSCYQFPLTYCLLPFHLQIYASIGCKMSTDPKLAPLHRQLFEEGLKVRREVVGTEYVENALENGSTEFSRPGQELVTEWCWGWAWTRGGLTRKQRSLLNIGMLMALNRAPELAVHIRGARNNGLTEVEIREAILHCTTYCGVPAGVDAMKVAEKVLNEMADKGEKDRELGNKAV; from the coding sequence ATGCTTGCAATTTCTCGGCATCCTTTTCATTACCCTATTCCTTCGTCTTGCTATCAATTCCCCTTGACTTATTGCCTCTTGCCTTTCCACCTCCAAATCTACGCCAGTATCGGTTGTAAGATGTCGACCGATCCCAAGTTAGCTCCCCTCCATCGACAGCTCTTTGAAGAAGGCTTGAAGGTGCGACGCGAAGTAGTCGGAACCGAATATGTTGAGAATGCCCTGGAAAACGGATCGACCGAATTTTCCCGTCCCGGACAAGAGCTCGTCACGGAGTGGTGCTGGGGCTGGGCTTGGACACGCGGTGGCTTAACGAGGAAACAGAGGTCACTACTCAATATTGGCATGCTCATGGCGTTGAACCGAGCCCCCGAACTGGCTGTGCATATTCGTGGTGCAAGAAACAACGGCTTGACTGAGGTGGAAATCAGGGAGGCCATTCTACACTGCACGACTTACTGTGGTGTGCCGGCCGGGGTGGACGCCATGAAAGTGGCCGAGAAGGTTCTGAATGAGATGGCGGACAAGGGAGAGAAAGATAGGGAACTGGGTAACAAAGCAGTGTGA
- a CDS encoding hypothetical protein (EggNog:ENOG503P0BT; COG:S), translating to MSRQAQQQAARDRFNALLGPATFHEGWESLLALSPSFFNASVSLASVPRKNLHLSSKNQALLGLAVDSAATHLFTPGIRTNVAAALKEGASIAEVVEVIELSSTLGIHACNIGVPLLVEVLKEEGLHVAETTKEFDQRQEKLKEEFTTKRGYWHTFWEDFLRLDADFFESYLEFSAMPWTKEVDGKVGGALEPKVKELVYCAFDCASTHLYKPGLKLHIRNALGYGATPHEILEVFEIATLLSLHTAHVAAPIILELNAQKGTI from the exons ATGTCTCGCCAGGCCCAGCAACAAGCGGCTAGAGATCGCTTTAATGCACTTCTGGGGCCTGCCACTTTCCATGAGGGCTGGGAATCCCTTCTAGCCCTTTCGCCGTCCTTCTTCAACGCAAGTGTGTCTCTTGCTTCAGTCCCGAGAAAGAATCTTCACTTGTCCTCCAAGAACCAAGCTTTGCTAGGCTTGGCAGTCGATAGTGCAGCAACTCACCTGTTTACTCCTGGCATCAGAACCAATGTTGCAGCCGCATTGAAAGAGGGAGCCTCAATAGCCGAGGTTGTCGAAGTTATTGAATTGAGCAGCACGCTGGGGATTCATGCTTGTAACATTGGAGTCCCtctgttggtggaggtgctcAAGGAAGAGGGGCTGCATGTCGCCGAGACAACAAAAGAGTTTGATCAAAGACAGGAGAAGCTGAAGGAAGAGTTTACCACTAAAAGAGGATACTGGCATACATTTTGGGAGGACTTTCTGAGGCTAGATGCAGACTTTTTCGAGTCATACCTGGAGTTCTCGGCGATGCCCTGGACTAAAGAAGTGGATGGAAAGGTAGGAGGTGCCTTGGAGCCAAAG GTGAAGGAGCTAGTATACTGCGCTTTTGACTGCGCTTCGACACATTTGTACAA GCCAGGTCTGAAGCTACACATCAGAAATGCTTTGGGATACGGTGCTACTCCTCATGAGATTTTGGAAGTGTTCGAGATTGCCACACTTTTGAGCTTGCACACCGCTCATGTCGCTGCACCTATCATTTTGGAGTTGAATGCGCAGAAGGGAACAATTTGA
- a CDS encoding hypothetical protein (EggNog:ENOG503NW0B; COG:Q) yields MDSSMLPNEMKAQILPSFNALYRLTTLPLPSFTADSPHEMLVRVLAASYCHTDLVLAQGQMPPFPPSFPHIGCHEFSGVVVSLPEHSSSQYRIGDRVGVPGRSFHPCGKCFECSREPDNDKNIYVDGGGYSVYCASAGNHGISTPGGFREFAIVDSRQVTSLPDSISAVQGASLMCAGLTIYAAIKNCGLERGQKVGIMGCGGGLGHLGLQFAAKMGLGVIGVDIADEPLHVSGEIAEALRQKEGLSVRIVDARISQAEDIVQEMGKEDQRQDRGNMGLDAVIVLPESQRAMDYGVSLLRAHGRCILVSFPANGFHISARDVVFRDISIRGSLVGSNRMLREMVMFAAEHNVQARTKSYPLKKLNDLVLEYKKGKGGKLVIDMSLDD; encoded by the coding sequence ATGGATTCCTCTATGCTCCCCAACGAAATGAAAGCCCAAATCCTCCCATCGTTCAACGCACTATATCGACTCACCACACTACCGCTTCCGAGTTTCACAGCCGATAGCCCCCATGAAATGCTCGTTAGAGTCCTGGCTGCATCGTACTGCCACACAGACCTCGTGCTGGCCCAAGGCCAAATGCCCCCTTTCCCGCCTTCATTTCCTCACATTGGATGCCATGAGTTTTCAGGCGTCGTGGTGTCCCTCCCAGAGCACTCATCATCTCAATACAGGATCGGTGACCGGGTCGGCGTCCCAGGTCGCTCATTCCACCCCTGCGGAAAGTGTTTTGAATGCTCGCGCGAGCCAGACAACGACAAAAACATTTATGTGGACGGTGGGGGATACAGTGTCTACTGTGCCTCGGCGGGCAACCACGGAATCTCGACCCCGGGTGGGTTTCGAGAATTCGCGATTGTTGATAGTCGACAGGTCACATCGCTGCCAGACAGCATTTCGGCAGTCCAAGGAGCAAGCTTGATGTGTGCGGGGCTCACCATTTATGCTGCCATTAAAAATTGCGGTTTGGAAAGAGGACAAAAGGTGGGCATCATGGggtgcggtggtgggctgggaCATCTTGGGCTCCAGTTTGCGGCCAAGATGGGACTGGGCGTGATTGGTGTTGATATTGCGGATGAACCGTTGCATGTATCAGGGGAGATTGCGGAAGCATTGCGCCAGAAAGAGGGCCTCTCTGTGAGAATCGTGGATGCGAGGATTTCACAAGCCGAGGATATTGTGCAGGAGATGGGGAAAGAGGATCAAAGGCAAGACAGGGGCAACATGGGCCTTGATGCGGTCATAGTCTTGCCTGAAAGCCAAAGAGCTATGGACTATGGCGTCTCTTTACTTCGAGCTCACGGAAGATGCATCCTGGTTTCGTTTCCCGCTAATGGGTTTCATATTTCTGCCCGAGACGTGGTCTTTAGGGACATTTCTATCAGAGGTAGTCTTGTAGGGAGCAACAGGATGCTGAGGGAAATGGTCATGTTTGCGGCGGAGCATAATGTCCAGGCACGGACCAAGAGTTACCCCTTGAAGAAACTAAACGATCTTGTGCTGGAGTACAAGAAGGGAAAGGGCGGCAAGCTGGTGATAGACATGTCACTGGATGATTGA
- a CDS encoding hypothetical protein (COG:E; EggNog:ENOG503NXN5) yields the protein MSIGSRCFSWCWCCIHGDLLRTSLKPLLSRPEHHLVWRANIITLPASGSTMSSPKDTVAFIGLGVMGYPMARNLRAGLGSDKTLLICDVNTDALERFMAEVSVLGRGPVRIAQNGFEAAKQAVRCHRPSLAAWVKRFTDKIVAKDTVITMLPNSSSVLAVYLDASTGILPAPPEPLDHNACGSKLLMECGTIESSTILTVSRSIPENRATFVDAPVSGGPMGAQSKSLTFMVGCPPPLSASVFPLVKSFLRHMGDPDGIFLCGDVGAGTAFKIINNYLSAITSLAASEALNIGVKAGLDPRLLTQVINASGGQCWVTSKSNPVPGVQDNVPSTREYEGGFRIELCAKVLRMGSKLARDVGARTVLDEPTLNAFSEAMEDERYKGKDARAVFKWLNDQ from the exons ATGTCTATCGGAAGTCGTTGTTTCtcgtggtgttggtgttgcatTCACGGCGACCTTTTGAGAACATCACTGAagcccctcctctctcggCCAGAACACCATTTAGTGTGGCGAGCAAACATCATTACTTTACCAGCATCAGGTTCTACCATGTCATCTCCCAAGGATACGGTGGCGTTTATCG GTCTGGGCGTGATGGGTTATCCCATGGCCAGGAACCTTCGGGCTGGTCTGGGTTCTGACAAGACGCTCCTCATCTGTGACGTCAACACCGATGCTCTCGAGAGGTTCATGGCTGAGGTCTCAGTTTTGGGGAGAGGTCCAGTCCGGATTGCACAAAATGGATTCGAGGCAGCCAAGCAAGCTGTAAGATGCCACCGGCCGTCGTTGGCTGCATGGGTGAAACGTTTCACTGATAAAATTGTTGCCAAGGACACGGTCATCACTATGCTTCCAAACTCTTCGTCCGTTCTAGCCGTTTATCTCGATGCGTCCACTGGAATACTCCCGGCACCCCCCGAACCTTTGGACCATAACGCCTGTGGCTCAAAGCTGCTCATGGAATGTGGCACAATAGAGTCGTCAACAATTCTCACCGTCTCTCGCTCCATACCCGAGAACCGGGCAACCTTTGTGGATGCTCCTGTGTCCGGCGGTCCTATGGGAGCTCAGAGTAAGTCCCTAACTTTTATGGTCGGCTGTCCACCACCGCTCTCCGCCTCTGTGTTTCCCCTCGTCAAGTCGTTTCTGCGTCATATGGGTGATCCAGACGGTATCTTCCTTTGCGGAGACGTTGGAGCCGGCACGGCATTCAAAATCATCAATAATTACCTGTCAGCTATAACGTCGCTGGCTGCATCCGAAGCTTTAAACATAGGAGTTAAAGCTGGGTTAGATCCCCGGTTACTGACTCAAGTAATCAATGCCTCCGGGGGTCAGTGTTGGGTCACAAGCAAGTCAAACCCGGTACCAGGTGTTCAAGATAATGTTCCGAGCACCAGGGAATACGAAGGGGGTTTTAGGATAGAGCTTTGTGCCAAAGTGTTGAGAATGGGCTCGAAGCTGGCCCGGGATGTGGGTGCGAGAACAGTGCTGGACGAACCTACACTGAATGCGTTTAGTGAGGCGATGGAGGACGAGAGATACAAAGGGAAGGATGCCAGGGCCGTGTTCAAGTGGTTGAATGATCAATGA
- a CDS encoding hypothetical protein (COG:P; EggNog:ENOG503NUVA), producing the protein MASSMASDDKPTPSQAAAGDEKGAGHFTAADRVIHGARMATEKEQNMTLLQGIKLYPKAIAWSLLISTCIVMEGYDICLVNNFYAFPQFNQKYGEQLPNSEKWEVPAPWQAGLSNGAMVGELIGLLINGWVSERFGYRWTVIASLMVLNGWIALFFTAQNVQTLLAAEILCGVPWGIFQTLTITYASEVCPVAMRGYLTTYVNFCWGLGQLIGIGVIMSMLDRRDEWAYRIPYALQWMWPLPLAVGIFFAPESPWWLVRQGKLDEAKKSLLRLTSLNREVDFDADETVDMMVHTTALEEKTTAGASYWDCFKGHDLRRTEIVCMVWAIQNLSGNSFSNYSTYFLKQAGLGERQAYGFALGQYGINMVGVFSAWFLMSRGIGRRSLYLYGLCGLFVMLMVLGFLGLVPEEQRKQGAIATGSIMLGWALTYQSTVGTVCYSLVSEISTRRLQIKTVALGRVLYIIVGIITGVLTPYMLNPGAWDWANYAGFFWGGSCFLCIIYTYFRVPEPTGRSFAELDLLFQKGVSARKFSSTKVDVFEDEINDGLVDRFQAQRGPDDAKVTGGKAA; encoded by the exons ATGGCGTCCAGTATGGCTTCGGATGACAAGCCCACGCCTTCTCAGGCCGCGGCTGGCGATGAGAAGGGTGCTGGCCATTTCACGGCGGCCGACCGCGTGATCCACGGTGCCAGGATGGCCACCGAAAAGGAACAAAACATGACGTTGCTGCAGGGAATCAAGCTGTATCCCAAGGCCATCGCCTGGAGCCTGCTCATCTCGACATGCATTGTCATGGAGGGATATGACATTTGCCTTGTCAACAACTTCT ACGCCTTTCCTCAATTCAACCAAAAGTACGGGGAACAGCTGCCCAACAGCGAGAAGTGGGAGGTGCCGGCCCCGTGGCAGGCCGGTCTCAGTAATGGCGCCATGGTTGGTGAACTGATCGGACTGCTCATCAATGGCTGGGTGTCTGAGCGGTTTGGTTACCGGTGGACCGTCATCGCATCCTTGATGGTTTTGAACGGGTGGATTGCTCTCTTTTTTACGGCGCAGAATGTTCAGACTCTCCTGGCTGCCGAGATTCTGTGCGGTGTA CCCTGGGGCATCTTCCAGACTCTTACCATCACTTACGCCTCCGAAGTGTGCCCGGTCGCTATGAGAGGCTATCTGACAACCTACGTCAACTTTTGCTGGGGACTGGGCCAGCTCATCGGCATCGGAGTCATCATGTCCATGCTGGACAGGCGGGACGAATGGGCCTACAGGATTCCCTACGCGCTGCAGTGGATGTGGCCGTTACCCCTCGCCGTGGGCATCTTCTTTGCCCCCGAAAGTCCCTGGTGGCTCGTTCGACAAGGCAAGTTGGACGAGGCTAAAAAGTCCCTGCTGCGTCTGACCAGTCTGAATCGGGAGGTGGACTTTGACGCCGACGAGACAGTCGACATGATGGTGCACACGACGGCTTTGGAAGAGAAGACGACGGCCGGCGCCAGCTACTGGGACTGTTTCAAGGGACATGACCTGAGACGGACAGAGATTGTCTGCATGGTGTGGGCCATCCAGAACCTGAGCGgcaactccttctccaactacTCGACCTACTTTCTGAAGCAAGCCGGACTGGGCGAAAGACAAGCCTACGGGTTTGCGCTCGGTCAGTATGGAATCAACATGGTGGGTGTGTTCAGCGCTTGGTTTTTGATGAGCCGTGGCATCGGTCGGCGGTCGCTCTACCTATACGGGCTGTGCGGCTTGTTCGTCATGCTCATGGttcttggcttcctcggACTGGTGCCCGAAGAGCAGCGGAAGCAGGGCGCCATTGCGACGGGCAGCATCATGCTCGGATGGGCTCTCACGTATCAAAGCACGGTTGGAACTGTCTGCTACTCGCTAGTCAGCGAGATCTCGACCAGACGGCTGCAGATAAAAACTGTTGCCCTTGGCCGTGTTCTCTA CATTATCGTGGGCATCATCACTGGGGTGCTCACCCCATACATGCTGAACCCAGGGGCCTGGGACTGGGCCAACTATGCCGGTTTTTTCTGGGGTGGATCGTGTTTCTTATGCATCATCTACACATACTTTCGGGTACCCGAGCCAACCGGACGCTCCTTTGCCGAGCTGGACCTTCTCTTTCAGAAGGGAGTCAGCGCCCGCAAGTTTTCCTCCACCAAGGTGGACGTCTTTGAGGACGAAATCAACGACGGGCTTGTGGATAGATTCCAAGCCCAGAGGGGGCCAGATGATGCCAAAGTAACTGGGGGGAAGGCGGCATAG
- a CDS encoding hypothetical protein (EggNog:ENOG503P0XJ; COG:I) encodes MPLYSYKSQQYLSVVWWGCSASSDETKSFGAKLDFHFHFFVSSIMESSPGTVTISALDAGHLTLPERLFVTDADSEKRTTVPSLSFLIQHCAPGKTRPTRMLFDLGVKRDIERYTPSQQTHIAERQPVIVSPDCRESLLSGSATITPKDINLVMLSHVHWDHVGTPADFSSATFLVGAGTLDLLKNGDGPLYPADLFNDDELPSDRTIELLPVSLSGVGSGRPQRTRPSDSALARIAPYLDADIWTWRPRFTFLSTLDLFGDGSVTVIDTPGHLHGHVNLLCQVANSKYVYLGGDCCHDPRILAGDKGIAVYPDGRGGLRSVHVDIGAAATSLDRIRDFVESCQRPVETEVVVAHDRAWRERNKHRFWPGKL; translated from the exons ATGCCGCTATATAGCTACAAGTCACAGCAGTACCTATCTGTGGTTTGGTGGGGCTGCTCTGCTTCCTCGGA CGAAACAAAATCTTTTGGAGCAAAACTTGACTTCCATTTTCACTTTTTCGTCTCTTCCATTATGGAGTCCTCGCCAGGAACCGTCACGATCTCGGCCCTGGACGCAGGCCACCTCACACTGCCAGAGCGATTGTTCGTTACCGACGCTGACTCCGAGAAGCGTACCACTGtcccttctctctcctttctcATTCAACACTGCGCTCCTGGAAAAACAAGACCTACTCGGATGTTATTCGACCTTGGGGTAAAACGTGATATCGAAAGATACACCCCCTCTCAGCAAACACACATTGCTGAACGACAACCTGTTATTGTTTCTCCAGACTGCAGGGAGAGCCTGCTATCTGGCAGTGCCACCATCACTCCGAAAGATATCAACCTAGTGATGCTAAGTCATGTACACTGGGATCACGTTGGCACACCGGCAGACTTTTCCTCGGCCACCTTCCTCGTTGGTGCCGGCACCCTGGATCTCCTCAAAAATGGGGACGGTCCGCTCTACCCAGCTGATCTCTTCAACGACGACGAGTTGCCGTCCGATCGAACAATAGAACTACTGCCTGTTTCCCTGTCCGGGGTTGGAAGTGGTCGGCCCCAAAGGACACGGCCATCAGACTCAGCACTGGCTCGCATCGCGCCCTATTTAGATGCTGATATCTGGACCTGGAGGCCTCGATTCACCTTTTTGTCCACGTTGGACTTGTTCGGGGATGGGTCTGTCACGGTCATTGACACACCAGGTCATCTCCATGGACATGTCAATCTGCTTTGCCAGGTTGCCAACTCAAAGTATGTTTACTTAGGAGGCGATTGCTGCCATGACCCACGTATTCTGGCAGGAGACAAGGGGATTGCAGTGTATCCggatggaaggggagggctGAGAAGCGTGCATGTTGACATCGGGGCTGCCGCCACCTCGCTTGACAGAATCAGAGACTTTGTTGAAAGCTGTCAACGGCCTGTTGAGACAGAAGTGGTTGTCGCTCACGACAGAGCCTGGAgggaaagaaacaaacacCGGTTCTGGCCGGGAAAATTGTAG
- a CDS encoding hypothetical protein (COG:E; EggNog:ENOG503NXN5) yields the protein MSSAEDHSIIAFIGLGAMGKPMVANLAANLVRRGIVIRAYDIADGPAQELQTSFPDVIREASSAKTAVSDATVVFTMLPESIHVRSVYLDPDSGIASTLGPDSAKILIDCLTIDTATSLHVKSEISKIAPRSFFYDCPQIGAVKGTIAFFMGCSPADTNLSCLKDLLLKMGSQAIPCGGPPLGLAAKLSNNYLSGIITIATSEAMDMGMRAGIDRTILASVFGSGTAQNRQCDVFNPVPNVCPQAPSSNGYRGGFRVELMKKDMGLAIAMARQVGAKNVLGVSGLGVYTAASAAEDCMGLDSRVVYRYLGGKESS from the exons ATGTCATCCGCAGAAGATCACAGCATCATAGCGTTTATCGGGCTTGGCGCTATGGGCAAGCCAATGGTAGCCAACCTGGCAGCCAATCTAGTTCGACGAGGCATTGTCATACGGGCTTATGATATTGCGGATGGGCCTGCACAGGAGCTCCAAACCAGTTTTCCAGATGTCATTCGGGAAGCAAGCAGTGCGAAGACAGCTGTGTCGGATGCT ACTGTGGTATTCACGATGCTCCCGGAAAGCATCCACGTGAGATCCGTCTATCTTGACCCAGACAGCGGTATTGCCAGCACCCTGGGTCCAGACAGTGCCAAAATACTCATCGACTGCTTAACCATCGACACCGCAACCTCTTTGCATGTGAAGTCTGAAATTTCCAAGATCGCACCTCGCAGTTTCTTCTACGACTGCCCG CAAATAGGGGCAGTCAAAGGCACAATAGCCTTCTTCATGGGCTGTTCGCCTGCAGACACCAACCTATCTTGTCTTAAGGACCTGCTACTGAAAATGGGCAGCCAAGCCATACCATGTGGTGGTCCACCTCTGGGGCTAGCCGCAAAGCTGTCCAACAACTACCTCTctggcatcatcaccatcgccacTTCAGAAGCCATGGACATGGGCATGCGAGCCGGTATCGACCGCACGATACTTGCGTCTGTGTTCGGGTCTGGGACGGCACAGAACCGGCAATGTGATGTGTTTAACCCTGTTCCGAATGTCTGTCCACAGGCACCCTCGTCCAATGGCTACCGTGGCGGATTCAGGGTGGAGCTGATGAAGAAAGACATGGGACTGGCAATCGCCATGGCGCGGCAGGTGGGTGCCAAGAATGTCCTCGGTGTGTCTGGTTTGGGTGTCTATACAGCTGCCAGCGCGGCCGAGGACTGCATGGGCTTGGACTCCAGAGTGGTGTACAGGTATCTaggagggaaagaaagcTCTTGA